In a single window of the Thermus amyloliquefaciens genome:
- a CDS encoding NAD-dependent malic enzyme, which produces MPVSRYYDVKRDERGERYLEPYVSGFLLLRLPLLNKGTAFTEEERRALGLEGLLPPHVNTLEEQKERVYRRYRLIQSPLEKHIYLRHLQDRNEVLFYALVVDHLEEMLPILYTPTVGEAVREFSHIYRYPRGFTASTRNIDRVEEALANVPLEEVRLIVATDSSAILGIGDQGYGGMAIAIGKLTLYTAAGGVGPDKTLPVELDVGTDREDLLKDPLYLGVRHRRLRGEAYYRFLDRFVEAVRRRYPKALIQWEDFAKETAFTVLERYRKVVPSFNDDIQGTGAVALAGVLSACRLKGERLSEQTIVIYGAGAGGIGVAWALREGMKREGLSEEEARARVLVLDSKGLLVEGRSMEAYKEPYAQRRERIAGWTFSGAYPNLLETIRNARATVLLGLSGQGGSFTEPVVRAMMENTPRPVIFPLSNPTSASEALPDDLIYWTEGKALVAAGSPFPPVGYMGRTIPVGQGNNAFIFPGLGLGAVLARAREVTDGMVLEAAYALYDYTQSHFPELLYPPVSRLREVSPYVAARVMQRALEEGVAEEERVLGLSFKGLMEFVRSRFWEPKYLPYRPAPVI; this is translated from the coding sequence ATGCCGGTTAGCCGCTATTACGACGTCAAGCGGGACGAACGGGGCGAGCGGTACCTGGAGCCCTATGTTTCCGGTTTCCTTCTCCTTAGGCTTCCCCTCCTCAACAAGGGCACGGCCTTCACCGAGGAGGAGCGGAGAGCCTTGGGCCTCGAGGGCCTCCTCCCCCCTCACGTGAACACCCTGGAGGAGCAGAAGGAAAGGGTCTACCGCCGCTACCGCCTGATCCAGAGCCCTTTGGAAAAGCACATCTACCTGCGCCACCTCCAGGACCGCAACGAGGTGCTCTTCTACGCCCTGGTGGTGGACCACCTGGAGGAGATGCTCCCCATCCTCTACACCCCCACGGTGGGGGAGGCGGTGCGGGAGTTTTCCCACATCTACCGCTACCCCCGGGGCTTCACCGCCAGCACCCGCAACATTGACCGCGTGGAGGAGGCCCTGGCCAACGTCCCCCTGGAGGAGGTGCGCCTCATCGTGGCCACGGACTCCTCCGCCATCCTGGGGATCGGGGACCAGGGGTATGGGGGCATGGCCATCGCCATCGGGAAGCTCACCCTGTACACCGCCGCGGGGGGGGTGGGTCCGGACAAGACCCTGCCCGTGGAGCTGGACGTGGGCACGGACCGGGAGGACCTCCTCAAGGATCCCCTTTACCTGGGGGTGCGGCACCGGCGCCTCCGGGGGGAGGCGTACTACCGCTTCCTGGACCGCTTCGTGGAGGCGGTGCGCAGGCGCTACCCCAAGGCCCTCATCCAGTGGGAGGACTTCGCCAAGGAGACGGCCTTTACCGTTTTGGAGCGGTACCGCAAGGTGGTCCCCTCCTTCAACGACGACATCCAGGGCACGGGGGCGGTGGCGTTGGCGGGGGTGCTCTCCGCCTGCCGCCTGAAGGGGGAGAGGCTTTCGGAGCAGACCATCGTCATCTATGGGGCTGGGGCGGGGGGCATTGGCGTGGCCTGGGCCCTAAGGGAGGGCATGAAGCGGGAGGGCCTTTCCGAGGAGGAGGCCCGGGCCCGGGTTCTGGTGCTGGATTCCAAGGGCCTCCTGGTGGAGGGCCGGAGCATGGAGGCCTACAAGGAACCCTATGCGCAACGGCGGGAACGCATCGCGGGGTGGACGTTCTCGGGGGCTTACCCCAACCTCTTGGAGACCATCCGCAACGCCCGGGCCACCGTCCTCCTGGGCCTTTCCGGCCAGGGGGGAAGCTTCACCGAGCCCGTGGTCCGGGCCATGATGGAAAACACCCCGCGGCCCGTGATCTTTCCCCTCTCCAACCCCACCTCCGCCTCCGAGGCCCTTCCCGATGACCTCATCTACTGGACGGAGGGGAAGGCCTTGGTGGCCGCCGGAAGCCCCTTCCCCCCGGTGGGCTACATGGGGCGCACCATCCCCGTGGGCCAGGGAAACAACGCCTTCATCTTCCCGGGCCTCGGCTTGGGGGCGGTTTTGGCCCGGGCCCGGGAGGTGACGGACGGGATGGTGCTGGAGGCGGCCTATGCCCTTTACGACTACACGCAAAGCCATTTCCCCGAGCTCCTTTACCCTCCCGTCTCCCGGCTAAGGGAGGTTTCCCCTTACGTGGCGGCCCGGGTGATGCAAAGGGCCCTCGAGGAGGGGGTGGCGGAGGAGGAGCGGGTTTTGGGCCTCTCCTTCAAGGGGCTCATGGAGTTCGTGCGCTCCCGCTTCTGGGAGCCCAAGTACCTCCCCTACCGCCCGGCCCCGGTAATCTAG
- a CDS encoding DNA double-strand break repair nuclease NurA yields the protein MAWRLYALELSRLEGTAGEVLSGAVWEEGYPARFEPLEAPWEARRAPPVPWPEPLYFVDGRERAEAVLSDGRRLALLGCVAAGALVYRQGNMGLLETRVRRVGVGLEEALRLGGLVYEPLPLEGGPGPGDPLPALQEGLRKARALLEEEVAGGLTGGLLIVDGPVRLRRRDPVLGYIKTHWARYLPEGKEALLFALKPGERTPMFRVHRGGQALASWYLRLPLPPEGVRPPESGLLRVETPLQEGASALADLSLSLFPALASHPVKDPRAPQNLLPVGGLERELARRMGSREVVGRLLARHLGGG from the coding sequence ATGGCCTGGCGGCTTTACGCCCTGGAGCTTTCCCGCCTCGAGGGCACGGCAGGGGAGGTCCTTTCCGGCGCGGTTTGGGAGGAGGGCTACCCCGCCCGCTTTGAGCCACTGGAGGCGCCCTGGGAGGCGAGAAGGGCCCCTCCTGTCCCCTGGCCCGAACCCCTCTACTTCGTGGACGGCCGGGAGCGGGCGGAGGCGGTGCTTTCCGACGGGAGGAGGCTCGCCCTTTTGGGGTGCGTGGCCGCGGGGGCCCTGGTCTATCGGCAAGGGAACATGGGCCTTCTGGAAACCCGGGTGCGCAGGGTGGGGGTGGGGTTGGAGGAGGCCTTGCGCCTGGGGGGGCTGGTGTACGAACCCCTGCCCCTCGAGGGGGGTCCGGGCCCGGGGGACCCCCTTCCGGCCCTTCAGGAGGGGTTGCGGAAGGCCCGGGCCCTCCTGGAGGAGGAGGTGGCCGGGGGCCTGACGGGGGGCCTCCTCATCGTGGATGGCCCCGTGCGCCTAAGGCGCCGGGACCCGGTTTTGGGCTACATCAAGACCCACTGGGCCCGCTACCTTCCCGAGGGTAAGGAGGCCCTCCTCTTCGCCCTGAAGCCCGGGGAGCGCACCCCCATGTTCCGGGTGCACCGGGGAGGGCAGGCGCTGGCCAGCTGGTACCTGCGCCTGCCCCTACCCCCGGAGGGGGTGCGCCCGCCCGAAAGCGGGCTTTTACGGGTGGAAACCCCCTTGCAGGAGGGCGCGAGCGCCCTGGCGGACCTCTCCTTAAGCCTCTTTCCCGCCTTGGCCTCCCACCCCGTGAAGGACCCCAGGGCCCCGCAGAACCTCCTGCCCGTGGGGGGGCTTGAGCGGGAGCTTGCCCGCAGGATGGGTAGCCGGGAGGTGGTGGGACGCCTCCTGGCCCGGCATCTGGGAGGTGGTTGA
- a CDS encoding ATP-binding protein gives MERVGVVLGSREATPLEFFVGVEGQGLLRLDDLVVVEGYHPKVGKVRYFGMVDHVAKVHEGESFDTDIFLAVEGKIPVSLAYVAHVSVTRILPEEFFPPDPGSPVYLAQGEDLELALYYDAMRNQRGSTTLPAGFLKNGEVAYLNLEFLNGVKGGHVNISGISGVAAKTSYATFLLKSLLESGVLEDAHQAKVLLFNVKGEDLLFLDKPNLRLSEEARRDYERLGLPPTPFGSVAFRAPPRKEGEGILPDVETRLEGVRAYHWDLVQFAQKGLLPFLFTDKGALTNLGFLVAHVTEKLRRLAEGQKGPHLLVADWPEGELAEGITFDDLGRVRLKSFSDLVRYLEYKLLGPETGEGEGDRTWVARQARGTLEAFIRRLRASVENVGHLVRGDRKGHPPDPLEGGEQVHVVDLAKLSPQGQMFVVGSLLSDLFAKKERGQYRGRVFVVLDELNKYAPRDEESPIKDVLLDIAERGRSLGVILIGAQQTASEVERRVVGNAAIRVVGRLDAAEAERPEYRHLPPSFRQRALILPQGSVILSQPEIPVPLLVRFPFPAWATKREEVLEDNSAEALRREFF, from the coding sequence ATGGAGCGCGTCGGCGTGGTGTTGGGTAGCCGGGAGGCCACCCCCTTGGAGTTCTTCGTGGGGGTGGAGGGCCAAGGGCTTCTGCGCCTGGACGACCTGGTGGTGGTGGAGGGCTACCACCCCAAGGTGGGCAAGGTGCGCTACTTCGGCATGGTGGACCACGTGGCCAAGGTCCACGAGGGGGAAAGCTTTGACACCGACATCTTCCTGGCGGTGGAGGGGAAGATCCCCGTCTCCCTGGCCTACGTGGCCCACGTGAGCGTGACCCGCATTCTGCCCGAGGAGTTCTTTCCCCCAGATCCGGGTTCGCCCGTCTACCTGGCCCAAGGGGAGGACCTGGAGCTTGCCCTCTACTATGACGCCATGCGCAACCAAAGGGGGAGCACCACCCTCCCCGCAGGTTTCTTGAAGAACGGGGAGGTGGCCTACCTGAACCTGGAGTTCCTGAACGGGGTGAAGGGGGGGCATGTGAACATCTCGGGGATCAGCGGGGTGGCGGCCAAGACCAGCTATGCCACCTTCCTCCTCAAGAGCCTCCTGGAAAGCGGCGTGCTGGAGGACGCCCACCAGGCCAAGGTGCTCCTTTTCAACGTGAAGGGGGAGGACCTCCTCTTCCTGGACAAGCCCAACCTGCGCCTATCCGAGGAGGCGAGAAGGGACTACGAGAGGCTGGGCCTACCCCCCACCCCCTTTGGGAGCGTGGCTTTTCGGGCCCCGCCCAGGAAGGAGGGGGAGGGCATCCTCCCCGATGTGGAAACCCGGCTGGAGGGGGTGAGGGCCTACCACTGGGACCTGGTGCAGTTCGCCCAGAAGGGGCTTCTGCCCTTCCTCTTCACCGACAAGGGGGCCCTCACCAACCTGGGCTTCCTGGTGGCCCACGTGACGGAGAAGCTGAGGCGGCTTGCCGAGGGGCAGAAGGGGCCTCACCTCTTGGTGGCGGACTGGCCCGAGGGGGAGCTGGCCGAGGGGATCACCTTTGACGACCTGGGCAGGGTGCGGTTGAAAAGCTTCTCCGACCTGGTGCGCTACCTGGAGTACAAGCTTTTGGGCCCCGAAACGGGGGAAGGGGAGGGGGACCGGACCTGGGTCGCCCGCCAGGCGCGGGGGACCCTGGAGGCCTTCATCCGGCGCCTAAGGGCCAGCGTGGAGAACGTGGGCCACCTCGTCCGGGGGGACCGGAAGGGCCACCCGCCGGATCCCCTGGAGGGGGGAGAGCAGGTCCATGTGGTGGACCTGGCCAAGCTTTCTCCCCAGGGCCAGATGTTCGTGGTGGGGAGCCTCCTCTCCGACCTCTTCGCCAAGAAGGAGCGGGGCCAGTACCGGGGGCGGGTCTTCGTGGTGCTGGACGAGCTCAACAAGTACGCTCCCCGGGACGAGGAAAGCCCCATCAAGGACGTGCTCCTGGACATCGCCGAGCGGGGCCGCTCCTTGGGGGTGATCCTCATCGGGGCCCAGCAAACCGCCAGCGAGGTGGAAAGGAGGGTGGTGGGGAACGCCGCCATCCGGGTGGTGGGCCGCCTGGATGCCGCCGAGGCCGAGCGGCCCGAGTACCGCCACCTCCCCCCCTCCTTCCGCCAGCGGGCCCTGATCCTGCCCCAAGGGTCGGTGATCCTCTCCCAGCCGGAGATCCCCGTGCCCCTCTTGGTGCGCTTTCCCTTTCCCGCCTGGGCCACCAAGCGGGAGGAGGTCCTGGAGGACAACTCCGCCGAGGCCCTCAGGCGGGAGTTCTTCTAG
- the gcvT gene encoding glycine cleavage system aminomethyltransferase GcvT, whose product MKETPLYRAHLRHGGRMVEFAGYALPLQYTSIREEHLAVRRGAGLFDVSHMGEFLIRGPGALAFLQWATANDASRLRVGRGQYSMLPNARGGVVDDIYLYRLAEEEYLMVVNAANIAKDFAHLKELSRGFAVELTDISEATALLALQGPKAASLLQGLTDADLAQRKKNDVFPARVAGRPARLARTGYTGEDGFELFLAPEDAEAVFEALREAGATPCGLGARDTLRLEAGFPLYGHELTEDTNPLCTPWAWVVKGEKAFYGKEAMLASPCADKLIGLVLEAGIPREGYRVYAGDRAVGRVTSGGYSPLLEKGIALAYVEKEAMEPFFVEVRGRKAAASLSPLPFVPLK is encoded by the coding sequence ATGAAGGAGACCCCGCTTTATCGGGCCCACCTGCGCCACGGGGGGCGCATGGTGGAGTTTGCGGGCTACGCCCTGCCCCTGCAGTACACCTCCATCCGCGAGGAGCACCTCGCGGTGCGCCGGGGGGCAGGGCTATTTGACGTGAGCCACATGGGGGAGTTCCTCATCCGGGGCCCCGGGGCCCTGGCCTTCCTCCAGTGGGCCACGGCCAACGACGCCTCCAGGCTGAGGGTGGGCCGGGGGCAGTACTCCATGCTGCCCAACGCCCGAGGGGGGGTGGTGGACGACATCTACCTCTACCGGCTGGCGGAGGAGGAGTACCTGATGGTGGTGAACGCCGCCAACATCGCCAAGGACTTTGCCCACCTGAAGGAGCTCTCCCGGGGCTTTGCCGTGGAGCTTACCGACATCTCCGAGGCAACCGCCCTTCTCGCCCTCCAGGGGCCCAAGGCGGCCTCCCTCCTCCAGGGATTGACGGACGCCGACCTTGCCCAACGGAAAAAGAACGACGTGTTCCCCGCCCGGGTGGCGGGCCGGCCCGCCCGGCTGGCCCGGACCGGGTACACGGGGGAGGATGGCTTTGAGCTCTTCCTGGCCCCGGAGGATGCCGAGGCGGTCTTCGAGGCCCTGCGGGAGGCGGGGGCCACCCCTTGTGGCCTCGGGGCCCGGGACACCCTCCGGCTGGAGGCGGGTTTTCCCCTCTACGGGCACGAGCTCACCGAGGACACCAACCCCCTTTGCACCCCTTGGGCCTGGGTGGTGAAGGGGGAAAAGGCCTTTTACGGCAAGGAGGCGATGCTGGCCTCCCCGTGCGCCGATAAGCTCATTGGCCTGGTGTTGGAGGCGGGGATTCCCCGGGAGGGGTACAGGGTATACGCCGGCGACCGGGCGGTGGGCCGGGTGACCAGCGGGGGCTACTCGCCCCTTCTGGAAAAGGGCATCGCCCTGGCCTACGTGGAGAAGGAGGCCATGGAGCCCTTCTTTGTGGAGGTTCGCGGGCGCAAGGCGGCGGCTTCCCTTAGCCCTTTGCCCTTTGTGCCGCTAAAATAG
- the gcvH gene encoding glycine cleavage system protein GcvH, which translates to MDIPKDRFYTKTHEWALPEGDTVLVGITDYAQDALGDVVYVELPEMGRKVEKGEAVAVVESVKTASDIYAPVSGEVVEVNAALEKTPELINQDPYGEGWIFRLRPLDMGHLDDLLDAAGYQEVLESEA; encoded by the coding sequence ATGGACATACCCAAGGACCGCTTTTACACCAAGACCCACGAGTGGGCCCTGCCCGAAGGGGACACCGTTTTGGTGGGCATCACCGACTATGCCCAGGATGCCCTTGGGGACGTGGTGTACGTGGAGCTTCCCGAGATGGGGCGCAAGGTGGAAAAGGGGGAGGCGGTGGCCGTGGTGGAGAGCGTGAAGACCGCCTCCGACATCTACGCTCCGGTTTCGGGAGAGGTGGTGGAGGTGAACGCCGCCTTGGAGAAGACCCCCGAGCTCATCAACCAGGACCCCTACGGGGAGGGTTGGATCTTCCGCCTTCGTCCCCTGGACATGGGGCACCTGGACGACCTTCTGGATGCCGCGGGCTACCAGGAGGTTCTGGAAAGCGAGGCCTAA
- the gcvPA gene encoding aminomethyl-transferring glycine dehydrogenase subunit GcvPA translates to MDYTPHTEEEILAMLERVGAGSLEDLYRHLPEEVLNPEIALPEPLPEWAVLEELKRLAAKNKPAFKAFLGGGIRSHHTPPVVQALASRGEFLTAYTPYQPEVSQGVLQATFEYQTMVAELAGLEVANASMYDGATALAEGVLLALRETGRMRVLVSQGVHPEYREVLRSYLEAVGAELITLPLEGGRTPLLAVPEGTGAVVAQNPNYLGALEDLAPLAEAAHGAGALFVAVADPLSLAVLEPPGAYGADIAVGDGQSLGLPMGFGGPHFGYLATRKAFVRQLPGRLVSETVDAEGKRGFILTLQAREQYIRRAKAKSNITTNAQLTALMGAMYLAALGPVGLKEVALQGVAMAHRLWELLLALPGVEPFTPEPFFNEFVLRLPRDPRQVQEALAARGFHAASPVPREYGENLALFAATELHREEDLLALQAAMREVLA, encoded by the coding sequence ATGGACTACACGCCCCATACCGAGGAGGAGATCCTGGCCATGTTGGAGAGGGTGGGGGCGGGAAGCCTCGAGGACCTCTACCGGCACCTGCCGGAGGAGGTGCTGAACCCCGAGATTGCCCTGCCCGAGCCCCTGCCCGAGTGGGCGGTGCTGGAGGAGCTCAAGCGGCTTGCAGCGAAAAATAAGCCCGCCTTCAAGGCCTTTTTGGGAGGGGGGATACGGAGCCACCACACCCCTCCCGTGGTCCAGGCCTTGGCCAGCCGGGGGGAGTTCCTGACCGCCTACACCCCCTACCAGCCCGAGGTGAGCCAGGGGGTTTTGCAGGCCACCTTTGAGTACCAGACCATGGTGGCGGAGCTTGCGGGCCTCGAGGTGGCCAACGCCTCCATGTACGATGGGGCCACCGCCTTGGCGGAAGGGGTGTTGCTGGCCCTCAGGGAGACGGGCAGGATGCGGGTCCTGGTCTCCCAGGGGGTGCACCCGGAGTACCGGGAGGTGCTCCGGAGCTACCTGGAGGCGGTGGGGGCGGAGCTTATCACCCTGCCCCTGGAGGGGGGCCGCACCCCCTTGCTGGCGGTCCCCGAGGGCACGGGGGCCGTGGTGGCGCAAAACCCCAACTACCTGGGGGCCCTGGAGGACCTGGCCCCCCTGGCCGAGGCCGCCCACGGGGCGGGAGCGCTTTTCGTGGCGGTGGCCGACCCCCTTTCCCTGGCGGTTTTGGAGCCCCCAGGGGCCTACGGGGCGGACATCGCCGTGGGGGACGGGCAGAGCCTGGGCCTGCCCATGGGCTTTGGCGGTCCCCATTTCGGCTACCTCGCCACCCGGAAGGCCTTCGTGCGGCAACTGCCGGGGCGGCTGGTCTCGGAAACGGTGGACGCGGAGGGGAAGCGGGGCTTCATCCTCACCCTCCAGGCCCGGGAGCAGTACATCCGCCGGGCCAAGGCCAAGAGCAACATCACCACCAACGCCCAGCTCACCGCCCTCATGGGGGCCATGTACCTGGCGGCCTTGGGACCCGTGGGGCTTAAGGAGGTGGCCCTGCAGGGCGTGGCCATGGCCCACCGCCTGTGGGAGCTTCTCTTGGCCCTCCCCGGGGTGGAGCCCTTTACCCCAGAGCCCTTCTTTAACGAGTTCGTCCTCCGGCTTCCCCGGGATCCCCGGCAGGTGCAAGAGGCCCTGGCGGCACGGGGCTTCCACGCCGCCAGCCCCGTGCCCCGGGAGTACGGGGAGAACCTGGCCCTTTTCGCCGCCACGGAGCTCCACCGGGAGGAGGACCTTCTGGCCCTACAGGCCGCCATGCGGGAGGTGCTGGCATGA
- the gcvPB gene encoding aminomethyl-transferring glycine dehydrogenase subunit GcvPB: protein MSYPLIFERSRKGRRGLKLVQGAPEATRYIPEKFLRKAPPRLPEVDELTLVRHYTGLSRRQVGVDTTFYPLGSCTMKYNPKLHEEAVRLFADLHPYQDPRTVQGALELMWQLGEYLKALTGMDAITLQPAAGAHGELTGILIIRAYHEDRGEGKTRRLVLVPDSAHGSNPATASMAGYQVKEVPSGPDGEVDLEALKRELGSHVAAIMLTNPNTLGLFERRILEISRLAKEAGVQLYYDGANLNAIMGWARPGDMGFDVVHLNLHKTFTVPHGGGGPGSGPVGVKAHLAPYLPVPTVERGEEGFYLSLDRPKSIGRVRSFHGNFLALVRAWAYIRTLGLSGLKKAAALSVLNARYLKELLKEKGYRVPYDGPSMHEFVAQPPQGFRALDLAKGLLELGFHPPTVYFPLIVKEALMVEPTETESKETLEAFAEAMGELLQKPKGWLEGAPYTTPVRRLDEVRANKYPKLTYFDQG from the coding sequence ATGAGCTACCCCTTGATCTTTGAAAGGAGCCGCAAAGGGAGGCGGGGCCTAAAGCTGGTGCAGGGGGCTCCCGAGGCCACCCGCTACATCCCGGAGAAGTTCTTGCGCAAGGCCCCACCCCGGCTTCCCGAGGTGGACGAGCTCACCCTGGTGCGCCATTACACGGGGCTTTCCCGCCGCCAGGTGGGGGTGGACACCACCTTCTACCCCTTGGGCAGCTGCACCATGAAGTACAACCCCAAGCTCCACGAGGAGGCGGTGCGGCTTTTCGCTGACCTGCACCCCTACCAGGACCCGAGGACCGTCCAAGGGGCCTTGGAGCTCATGTGGCAGCTTGGGGAGTACCTGAAGGCCCTCACGGGCATGGACGCCATCACCCTGCAGCCTGCCGCGGGGGCCCATGGGGAGCTCACCGGGATCCTCATCATCCGCGCCTACCACGAGGACCGGGGGGAGGGGAAGACCCGCAGGCTGGTCCTGGTCCCCGACTCCGCCCATGGCTCCAACCCCGCCACCGCCAGCATGGCGGGCTATCAGGTTAAGGAGGTGCCCTCAGGACCCGATGGGGAGGTGGACCTCGAGGCCCTGAAAAGGGAGCTTGGGTCCCACGTGGCCGCCATCATGCTCACCAACCCCAACACCCTGGGCCTTTTTGAGCGGCGCATCCTGGAGATCTCCCGCCTGGCCAAGGAGGCCGGGGTCCAGCTTTACTACGACGGGGCCAACCTGAACGCCATCATGGGCTGGGCCCGCCCGGGGGACATGGGCTTTGACGTGGTGCACCTGAACCTGCACAAGACCTTCACCGTGCCCCACGGGGGCGGGGGGCCGGGCTCGGGGCCCGTGGGGGTGAAGGCCCACCTGGCTCCCTACCTGCCCGTGCCCACGGTGGAGCGGGGCGAGGAGGGCTTCTACCTCAGCTTGGACCGCCCCAAGAGCATCGGCCGGGTGCGGAGCTTCCACGGCAACTTCCTGGCCCTGGTGCGGGCCTGGGCCTATATCCGCACCCTGGGGCTTTCTGGCCTGAAGAAGGCCGCGGCCCTTTCCGTGCTCAACGCCCGCTACCTGAAGGAGCTCCTGAAGGAGAAGGGTTACCGGGTGCCCTACGACGGGCCCTCCATGCACGAGTTCGTGGCCCAGCCCCCCCAGGGGTTCCGCGCCCTGGACTTGGCCAAAGGGCTTTTGGAGCTGGGCTTCCATCCCCCCACGGTTTACTTCCCCCTGATCGTGAAGGAGGCCCTCATGGTGGAGCCCACGGAGACCGAGAGCAAGGAGACCCTCGAGGCCTTCGCCGAGGCCATGGGGGAGCTTTTGCAAAAGCCCAAGGGGTGGCTGGAGGGGGCTCCCTACACCACCCCGGTGCGGCGGCTGGACGAGGTGCGGGCCAACAAGTACCCCAAGCTCACCTACTTTGACCAGGGGTAG